AAGTGCGCCTGACCACCATGGGCAGCGGGCCGGGCCGCTATCCTTTCTGACCCGATAGAATGACGGCATCGCCCTGAACCTTCGGGCATCTGGGCCGGGGCAGGGCATGGCGGCAGGCGATGGGAGTGTTTGGCCGGGGTGCCGGATCGGCTTTGTGTGAGGTGAATGCAGTGAAGATGACCACATTGGGCCGCGATGGCCCGCAGGTCTCGCGTCTGGGGCTGGGGTGTGCGGGCATGTCGCAGATGCCGCGCAACGAGGAGGAGGGCGTGGCCACGATCCATGCCCTGCTCGATGCCGGGGTGAACCTGCTCGATACCGCCGATTTCTATGGCATGGGCCATAATGAGATGCTGATCGGGCGCGCCATCAGGGGGCGGCGGGATCAGGCTCTGCTCAGTGTGAAATGCGGGCTGATGCTGTCGCCCACGCACAGGTTTCTCGGGCTGGACGGGCGCCCGGCGGCGATCAAAAATTTCGTGGCCTATTCGCTGCAGCGGCTGGGCGTCGATGAGATCGACCTGTTCCAGCTCTGCCGCGCCGATCCGGACGTGCCCTATGAGGAGAGCATCGGCGCCATCGCCGAGCTGATCGCCGAGGGCAAGGTGCGCCATCTGGGTGTGTCGGAGGTCGGCGCGGATCTGATCCGCCGCGCCCATGCGGTGCATCCGGTGGCGGCGCTGGAGATCGAATATTCGCTGGCCTGCCGCTTTATCGAGCATGAGATCCTGCCCACCACGCGCGAACTGGGCATCGCCGTGGTGGCCTATCGTGTGCTGGCAGACGGGTTGCTGAGCGGTTCTGTGCCCGAGAGCCGGGGGCTGTTCGTGCCGCCGCGTCTGGAAGGCGGCAATCTGGCCGCCAATGTCGCCACCTGCGCTGCCGCGCTGGAGCTGGCGCGCGAGAAAGGCATCACGCCCGCGCAGCTGGCCGTGGCGTGGCTGCTGGCTCAGGGCGAGGATATCATTCCGTTGATCGGCATGCGGCGCCCCTCGCGGTTGGCTGAAAATCTGGCCATTCCGGACATCGTGCTTTCGCCCGATGAGCTGGCGCGGCTGGACAAGGCATTTCATCCCGAAGCGATCCTCGGCGACCGCTATCCGGCCTCTGTGCAGAAATTCGCGGCGCGCTGATCCCCTGCTTTGCCATGCGCGCCGGTTTAGCCGGATGATGCTTTTGGGGCATCATCGGGCGCAAGGGGCAGGATAGGCCATGGCGCCTGGACGGGCCCATGAACGTCTCCACGCGAACAATGCGCGATAGGGGAGATTGGACATGACCGGCACGACACAGCAAGGCGAGGGGCAACAACCCTGCTCGCGCTTCCGGCCAGACCCGCGCTTCGGACCTGCGCATGTGTTTTTTCCGCCTTTCGCTGGACTATCCCTACACCCAGACCATCGGCATTTTCGAGGAACCGGGCGTGGGCGATGCCGTCATCCCCAAGGCGCCGGGGCTGCATCATATGCAGCTGATGCTGTCCGGCATCGACGAATTGTGTCGCACCTTCGAAAGCCTGCGTGACGAGGGGCTGCACCCCCACCGTTCGGCAGACCATGGGCCGATGACCAGCTTCTATTACCGCGATCCCGACGGCAACAATGTCGAACTGACCGCGCAGAACTTCGCGACGCTGAAGGCGATGGTCGAGTTCATGGGCTCACAGGCCTTCAAGGACAATCCTTCAGGGCGAGAACTCGATCCCGGGGCCTATGTGGCTGCATGGCGAGAAAAACAGGACGCTAAAGTCTGACACAATACAGGCGGGGTGTCGCACACCACCCCGCCTTTGTTGCGATCCGGGTCTCAGGCGGCGGGGGCGATGCGGAACAGTTGTTCGGCGTTGGCGTGCGTGACCTTGCGCATGGTCTCCTCATCCAGCAGGGCGTTGCGGATGAAGTCTACCGCCTCGGCGGTCTGCTCATAGGGATAATCGACGGCGAACATCACCCGGTCCGCCCCCAGCATGTCGAGGCAGAAGCGCAAGGGCTCGTTGGACATCATGCCGCTGGTGGTGATCCAGACATTGCTCCTGAAGTATTCGCTGGGCAGGCGGTCCAGTTTTTTCATGCCCAGAGGTTCCAGCCCGCCGCGCCGCAGGATGTTCTGATAGCGGTTGTCCAGCCGGCCCAGCCAGAAGGGCAGCGCCTCGCCCAGATGGCCCAGCACGATCTTCAGCGTGGGGAAGGCATCGAAGACCCCGCCCATGATCAGGCGCAGCACATGCAAGGATGTCTCCGCGCCAAAGCCCCAGAGCGCGCCCATCATGCCGTAATCGGCATAGGCGTGGATCATGCTTTCGGGCGGGAAATTGGGGTGCAGATAGATCGGCGCATCGGCGGCCACGGCGGCTTCGAAGATCGGCCAGAATTTGGGATCGTCCAGATACTCGCCCTGCGTGTGCGAGTTGATGATGATGCCCTTCATACCCAGCCCGCCCATGCAGCGCGTTACCTCCTGCGCGGCCTGCGCCGGGTCCTGCGGCGCGACGGCGCCCAGCCCGGCAAAGCGCGTGGGATGGGCGGCCACGGCGGCGGCCAGCCGGTCATTGGCCATCGTCGCCAGATCGGTGCCCAGCCTTGCATCGAAGGCCTGAACGCCCGGAGCGGTGATGCTCAGCAGATGCATGTCCACGCCATGCGCGTCCATCTCGGGCAGGCGATATTCCAGATCGGTCAATTGGCGGACCGCTTCGGCTTTCTTGTAATAGATCCCCAGATAGCGCGAGACGGGCGTGTCGATCCTTTGCGTCAGCTTCAGGAATTCGTCGATATATTCGGTGGGGGCAAAGGCTTCTTCCGTGGCGATCAGGCGCATCTGTACCTCTCCAGTGTTCTGTTTGTCGCTTTGCCTTGCGCGGGTGATTGCAGCCAGAGGTCAAGTGGCGGCGACCTATACCTGATTGATATCGCGTTGTTTGGAAATCCGGCGTGGC
The Novosphingobium terrae DNA segment above includes these coding regions:
- a CDS encoding aldo/keto reductase; the protein is MKMTTLGRDGPQVSRLGLGCAGMSQMPRNEEEGVATIHALLDAGVNLLDTADFYGMGHNEMLIGRAIRGRRDQALLSVKCGLMLSPTHRFLGLDGRPAAIKNFVAYSLQRLGVDEIDLFQLCRADPDVPYEESIGAIAELIAEGKVRHLGVSEVGADLIRRAHAVHPVAALEIEYSLACRFIEHEILPTTRELGIAVVAYRVLADGLLSGSVPESRGLFVPPRLEGGNLAANVATCAAALELAREKGITPAQLAVAWLLAQGEDIIPLIGMRRPSRLAENLAIPDIVLSPDELARLDKAFHPEAILGDRYPASVQKFAAR
- a CDS encoding VOC family protein — protein: MCFFRLSLDYPYTQTIGIFEEPGVGDAVIPKAPGLHHMQLMLSGIDELCRTFESLRDEGLHPHRSADHGPMTSFYYRDPDGNNVELTAQNFATLKAMVEFMGSQAFKDNPSGRELDPGAYVAAWREKQDAKV
- a CDS encoding amidohydrolase family protein — encoded protein: MRLIATEEAFAPTEYIDEFLKLTQRIDTPVSRYLGIYYKKAEAVRQLTDLEYRLPEMDAHGVDMHLLSITAPGVQAFDARLGTDLATMANDRLAAAVAAHPTRFAGLGAVAPQDPAQAAQEVTRCMGGLGMKGIIINSHTQGEYLDDPKFWPIFEAAVAADAPIYLHPNFPPESMIHAYADYGMMGALWGFGAETSLHVLRLIMGGVFDAFPTLKIVLGHLGEALPFWLGRLDNRYQNILRRGGLEPLGMKKLDRLPSEYFRSNVWITTSGMMSNEPLRFCLDMLGADRVMFAVDYPYEQTAEAVDFIRNALLDEETMRKVTHANAEQLFRIAPAA